In Setaria italica strain Yugu1 chromosome I, Setaria_italica_v2.0, whole genome shotgun sequence, the genomic window GACTGGCAaatccatccttttcttctttgcGTGCATTACCACACCAGCGCAGAAACAGACCACTTGACCTCTCAGTGTTCAGCCTTGCCCAGAAGTTCAGCATGCACATCAGATGCTATATGTAGAGGCGTCATGTCGGGTCTTGAGGTCGCGGAAACTTCTTCCCCGTAGGACCAGATGACTAGATAACCCATAGACCACGCAACTCTAGTGCCAAAACAGCTCCACCTGACAAAATTCAGCTCTCTAGGAAATCGTGTACGTGTTCCAAATCACCTTTAgagattaagggggtgtttggatacgagttactaaactttagaaggatcacatcggatgttcgaacgctaattaggaggactaatcatgagctaattataaaactaactgcagaactcctatactaattcacaagacgaatctactaagcctaattaatccatcattagcaaatagttactgtagcaccgcattatcaaatcatggactattAATAgacgaattaaactccatctgtgcaattagttttataattagactatatttaatacttctaattagtatccaaacatctgatgtgacaggtgtgtATCATACACCCTCTAATTCAGGGGTATTCCGTGGACCGTAAGCCGGGCATTGACAACTCGAACACTAGCCGACTGTGACCCGCCCGACTCCCGGTGACCACGGCAAGCAGACCGACAGACACGTAAATAGAAAAAAAGTATGAATCTGAATACGTCCATGCACGAGGCAAGAGGGGAATGGCCACCCCATTCTCCCGATAGTTTACATACCTACCTGTCGATGACGCCAGGTGCTGGGTGGCACGGAAGCTCCGGGCCGATCGAGTCGGTTCTCAGGGCCAAGGGTCAAGGGATAACACAACACGACATCCCGTATTTTCCCACTACCCACCGTGTTCCGCGATGTCCAGTGGACACACCTCCCGCACCACAATACTGAACATTGTGCAGAGCAGCGAAGTTCCATTGTGAAGAGCAGCCGTGTTGTCATTTGAGGCGGAACTAATCCTGAACATTAGGAACCTTTACAGGGAGTACGCACTCCCCAcgatcaaaaaaaaaaagaagcaacatTCGCTACCACTGGTTTAGTATAATTACAAGGGCTGTCAGCTGGACATCCCCCCACTTCTGTTCTGCAGCCTCCTCACAGCAGATCAGAACAACCTTTTAGTTTGAGTTTCTCCCCGTCCTGTCCAAGTGAAATGAGCGAAGGCACAAGTTATGCTCAAATTGCACCCAAAATTAACTGCAATCAACTCACCTTTTCTCATAAACAATCAACAGACCAAATAATGATTAGATAAGATGAAATGCATGATTAATTGTGCTTACATGTAATAAAAAGCAAATAATCACTTTTTTGTTCACATAAAAAAAAGATGCCAACTGATGCTGCATCTTTCTAAGAAACATCAAATTGAACGTTATGATAGACAAAGAAAGGGATACACCTTGAGCGAGGTTCTGTTTCACTGCTCTATGCCGTTGAATTTACTGATCATCCAGATTTTCTCAGCCGCTTTAACCCTACTCCACCTGACCAACGGGGCACCATTaaccgcccccacccctctcaTCACCACCACATTGGATGACACCCACGCCTGCCACCAAAGCAGTCCCCTTCCCAACCCGCCGGAATCAGGTAAGCCCTCATCCCAATACCTAAATCCCCTAATCAAACCCATAATACCTAGCCCTTGGAACAAAAGCTTTCCGTCATTCCATTTTGCGGAATACTgatactgattttttttttaaaattctgGTGATGGGAAGATATGCATGACCTAAGTCATCTTAGACCTTACCTTAAGAGTTAGGTAATGATGCCCTGATGTGAATATGAGCTTTGTCCCATCCAGCTGGGACAAAATTGAGTCGGGACCAAGGAGGTACCTGATAAAAATAACAATGGAATCATTATCTAATATGGAAGGAacaccaaacaaaaaaaaacttggtTTATGGGAAGTCTTACCCAGAAATTTTTCATCTAACATTTTGCGCTACAGAAGGCAGCGCTGGCCTTTTCTCTACCAGCTCGTATTGGAGAAGAAAGTTGTCCTGCAGAAGGGCAAGATGAACTGTAATTAGCAAGTGCATTGGAGATGCTGCATATTCATTCAGTATAAGTCAACATGACCAAACCTTACGGACTGTATCCCAAATCTGTGGGTCAAAGCGACCATAAGACCCACGTTCATAGAGAGGAGTCTTGACTAGAGGCTCCACGTTTGGGATTCTTGTGAACCATGACCGTAATTCTTTATGGTAAAACCATCCTCGATTACATCTGAGAACAGAAATCAAATATATTTTACAATTTACAATACACAGGTACATAAAAAAACCTAGTTTAAGCTCTGTTTGGTTTAGCTGAGCTGCACTAGGCTGTCAAGTATGGCATAAGAAGGTAGCTTTTGGCAAATATAGTAAGATACCACTGCTGTTATTCAATAGAAGACAGAATGGAATATAATGCATGGCTAATCTCTAAAATAGCTAAGCTTAGAGGAAAACTTAAGGGAAACATTGCGATGCTATAGAGAGACTCATCGAACTTGGAAAACCATCAACACAACCAATATTGTAACAAGTGGAAACTTCATTGACTAAACCAATATTATAACAGATGAAAGTGTTCAGGAACATTAAAAAGCAAGGAGCACGCAAACTCAGATAACTATAACACAAGGATATGTAAAAGAAATGACAGCCATGTACTCACAGTTCATAGGCAGCATATAGCTGAGCTTCATCCTTTGGCATGCTGCAAggggaaaaaatatataattagCTTAAAATGTGGTGACTAATGACGGGCCTAATACAATCAGATAGAGCATTTTAAGGTATAAATACCTGTAGAAGATGTAAAACAGGGTTAACATGTGAAGCTTCTGAAAAACTAGGGGCTGCAGCAAGAAAGGATTTGTTACAATATAATACCAGACCCATCAACAGAAAATCCAAGGAAATTATATCATATAGTGTGGTTTTAACCTATAGAAGATGTAAAACGGTGTTAATATGTAAAACTTCTAAAAAAGTAGCTGCTGCAACAAGAAAGAATTTGTTACGATATAATATGAACCAGACACATCAAGAGAAAGTTCAAGGGGTTATATCAGATAACGTGGTTTTAAAAATCTTGTTAATCCAAAATAGCCTGCAGATATCAGGGCCTTACCTGTAATGGTGAAGATTGCTCGGAGAAGTAGCAAGCTGGAATATGAAAATCAGGATCCCCTTTTGCTGGCTCATTTGACCAGGGTGAGCCAAATGTCTTGTATAGATTATCAGGTGAATTCAAGTTCAAACCCAATGTTGTTAAATCTATTCCTAAAGCAAGAGATACTAATTCAGCATCATTCATCCTTATAACTCCCAGTAATCCTAACAAGCCATATGGGTCAGGTGGTGACGGTCCACCCTGAATCTTTTGAATCTGATCCCGAAATGAATGTGCAGCTGAAGGCATCTGCTGCATCCTGAAATGATTTTGAGTCTGTGGTTGCTGGTATTGCTGCAGAAGTTGATCATATGATGCCAAACTAGGAGTTTGACTGAGTGGTCTTAGTCCAATATTTTGGGTTCCAGCATTCTGGACCTGATAGAACATAATTGAGATTACTACCATGGTTCAGTAAAGGAGCAACATAAACATCAAAGTTCAATCATGAGGTTAATCAGATGGTTGTGTTAGGAAAGTCCTAGCATACTTACTGAATTAGCACCTTGCAGGTGTTGCTGACGATTTGGTGGGTAGCTACTTCCTAAATTAAAGCCAACTGACCTTGCCATCTGTGTAGATGTGCATATtatgtcaaaaaaaaatcaagggaAAGATTATTCAAATTTCAGAAATAAGAACCCACAGGATACTGCTGTGTTTGCATTACGGGCACATTCTCGTGAAGTTGTTCCTTATGATGCAACTCCATAGCATAATCTGAAGAGTTACCTGATAACATGAGAGGCTATTATATTGTCCAACTTGTTAAAACGGAGTTAGAAAAAGATGATTGCATTAAGGTAGTGCAATGTCCATAAAAAGAATGTTTGAATCAATAGAACATAAGAGAGTGCAGGTTTATGAAGCACTCAGGCACCAAGCTTCTCACGGTGGACCGGTTAGAGCGTTGAACTCCAAGGGTCGTTGAAACTCCCATCCTGACCCGGGTTCGAAGGACGGCACCTTCTTAGAACAAAGCCCGGGGGAGTCTCCTCccgtggtcgtgtttttttttttggaagcacTGAGGCTCTGATGAGCAAGAAACAGCTTAAAAGGCAGGTTTTTAGATAGCAACCATTCAAGAAAGCTAACACAATTGAAAGAGTCACTATGTGAATTGACCTTTGATATGGCAAGTTCCAAAACAATCAGCCCTTTTTACGGAAAATGATTTAAAGGCGAAGATTAGATGCAATCAACCAAGGTGCATGTTTTTCTTAACGAAAGGAAAAAGGCTGGCAAAAATTGGGCCAAAAGTAAGACCTTACTGCAAAACTTTCTTTTCCTACATGTATTATCATTTTGGTGCATCACAAAAGacacaacaaaaaaaagagCTGTGACACTTCAGACAGTACAGAGCTCAAGGTATGTATTCCCAGCTAAAAGGGTGGCAACATTGTGTCAGTAGCAACTGCATCTCATCATTAGGAGGTTTCTTTAGCGCTATTTTGCTTGAAATGGCCAGGTCTCATGAGAAGACTAGAACATCTCTGGATGCTTCAGGTGCTATACCTCATAATGGCCTGATTTACCTTCCATGTCTAATATGGATTGTAGTGTAGCACTCATGTCGTTCCCATTTACAAGCACAACATGACAAGATCATACAATAAATTATCTGTGTGAATTGTGAAAAGATGATTCCCAACatcattcaaaaaaaaactcagGAGTTACGTACTCAATTTGTGTTCTAGCTAGTGTCCAACAATGTATTGTATATACAATGCAGTTAGCCAGCATATCAGGAAATTGTTTTTATTACTCGAATGCTGACAGGACAGCAGGATAACAGGCTGGCTGGCATGTACACACAAGTTGGCGAGTTATAAATTATAATTGAACCGTTTGTTGATGAATTTCCCCTTATTGACCATCAAACAATGATGGTCCATGGTAATTCCAGTTGACCATTGATTGATGAATAATCCCAATATTGACCCCTTCTTATTACCAATGTAGCATTACAGTTGTGCTAGCCACGTTTGTGATTTGGTTCCAAACCCAAACAAACCGCTAAACCAGCTCATCTAAACCGTATCTATGGTTTCTGCACAGGTTGAGCTGGATCAAAGCTTAAACCAGCTAGCCCGTCTAATCCAGGCAGCAAGCAGAAACATCAAGCCACCTATCAAGTCGTCATCACTCATCAGCCTGTGTTCAACGAGTCCGGCACAACGCAACAGCTACCGCAGGCAGATGCATTGCAAGAGCAGCAGGGGATAGGAATGGCACGCCAAAGGAGCCATGCCGAATCGGCAACTGTGGCACTGAGGCTGATGCAAGAAGGCCACTGCCCCGGCTAACTCTTGGCCGTGAGTTATTGGAATTGACCTCAAGAAGCGAAGATCCTCACTACTGCTCTCTCTATTGGGAGGCATTTCTGAAATAAATGCTCTGCTCCTTTCTGTCCTGTGGCAGGCATCCTTCACTGGGTGAAAAAGCTGCTCTGTGATATTGGGGGAAAGCAGGAGGGCTGAGGGCACCACAGGGAGGAAAATGGAGGGAATCACACCATCAGGAAGGGCCAAGGCAGGTAGAGACGTTGTACCTGGTGACAATGGCGGCGAGCATCCCTGCCTGTGTACGTGGGTTGTAGTGCACTGGTTTAAACCGTGTAAACTAGTGAGACCAAACGTGGTCTTGTTGGGTTCGTTTTTTGCTACCAAACTGGCTAAACCCGTGAACGAACAACCCTAAGTCATGAAGTGCCCATTTTTTGGGTGGCAAGGTGGCGAGTTTGCCATTAAGAACCATTGACAATTGACATCATCTTATACCTTTGGTAGGTTTGCTGTCAACGCATGCAAATGCTCATCTGGATACTACTTGTGTCTTTCTATTCGAAGGGTCTGTCAAAGTTAAGACTTTGTAAGCTACCCCCTACATTTCAAATTAATAGTCACTTTacttttgtcctaa contains:
- the LOC101786378 gene encoding probable NOT transcription complex subunit VIP2 isoform X2, whose product is MSGLLNSNLNSSASNLTDSTGRPFTASFSGQSGSIPGFHHSGLHNIHGSFNLPSMPGPLAQRNGAMSGLPSSGVQQPGGSISGRFTSNNLPVAMSQIPHAHSGVSGRGMNVGAGPAFSSSMSIGGNIQSLSSSLGAGGSRNSVPGMSVSPSLGNLGPRITSSVGNIVGGSNIGRNISSGGLSVPSIASRMNLSGNAASGSLNVQGSSRIMNGLLQQGSLRKQGVGVNTIVQQNQEFSIQNEDFPALPGFKGNSSDYAMELHHKEQLHENVPVMQTQQYPMARSVGFNLGSSYPPNRQQHLQGANSVQNAGTQNIGLRPLSQTPSLASYDQLLQQYQQPQTQNHFRMQQMPSAAHSFRDQIQKIQGGPSPPDPYGLLGLLGVIRMNDAELVSLALGIDLTTLGLNLNSPDNLYKTFGSPWSNEPAKGDPDFHIPACYFSEQSSPLQPLVFQKLHMLTLFYIFYSMPKDEAQLYAAYELCNRGWFYHKELRSWFTRIPNVEPLVKTPLYERGSYGRFDPQIWDTVRKDNFLLQYELVEKRPALPSVAQNVR